The proteins below are encoded in one region of Drosophila santomea strain STO CAGO 1482 chromosome 3R, Prin_Dsan_1.1, whole genome shotgun sequence:
- the LOC120454128 gene encoding LOW QUALITY PROTEIN: probable G-protein coupled receptor Mth-like 12 (The sequence of the model RefSeq protein was modified relative to this genomic sequence to represent the inferred CDS: substituted 1 base at 1 genomic stop codon), giving the protein MLLWLKLIILAIAKNSSAEFPLCKYDKTINISHVKRFNDAYIYEHFEIPTNLTVEFNYQNLMGGSKVPVKSNLRACICRVRPCIRICCARKNILSNGECNDGVEKEFKLTMLDLTKMDILRTPLAELNMAPHHNCTELFVIREEFPLCDGVVSLKRDEYTMLKDGSILLHKSAKILANDEYCLYPEIYSDFPETIWIINRRCCRNVLPLSVTIISIVCYILTLAVYLSVEKLRNLLGKCLICSIFSMFMVYFIRILDHFKLVLGICAAAGYIRYYFIVSSLLWLSVVSFHLWELLTSLNRDEPRYRFLIYNTFVWCTAAIPTGVIFSINQIRENDPDKSGHLPYVGYIGCSVTVWSYCYTPLIIPNTFSAIMFVLTAIYIWKVKTEVKRFAHQDESSTTCLEFDFXTYMQCLRLFLIMGAYWLFDRLAQMVDYHFIQCSINRYLKAYIDSSSTLKMIMER; this is encoded by the exons ATGCTTTTGTGGTTGAAACTTATTATTCTAGCCATCGCGAAAAATTCGAGTGCGGAATTTCCGCTCTGCAAATACGATAAAACCATCAATATTTCACATGTTAAACGGTTCAATGATGCCTATATCTATGAACATTTCGAAATTCCTACTAACCTGACCGTCGAATTCAACTATCAGAACCTAATGGGTGGTTCCAAAGTTCCGGTTAAAAGCAATTTAAGGGCCTGTATCTGCAGAGTTAGGCCCTGCATTCGAATCTGCTGCGCccgtaaaaatattttaagcaatGGAGAGTGTAATGATGGCGTAGaaaaggaatttaaattaacaatgTTGGACCTAACAAAAATGGATATATTGCGAACGCCATTAGCGGAGCTGAATATGGCACCACATCATAATTGCACAGAATTATTTGTTATAAGGGAAGAGTTTCCGCTATGCGACGGGGTTGTCAGCCTAAAAAGAGATGAGTACACGATGCTAAAG GACGGATCCATACTCCTCCACAAATCTGCAAAAATATTGGCCAATGATGAATACTGTCTTTATCCCGAGATCTATTCAGACTTTCCGGAAACCATATGGATTATTAATCGAAGGTGCTGCAGAAACGTGTTACCACTTTCAGTAACGATTATATCGATAGTATGCTATATACTTACTCTGGCAGTTTATCTTTCCGTTGAGAAGCTTCGGAATTTACTTGGAAAGTGTCTTATTTGCTCTATCTTTTCCATGTTCATGGTGTATTTTATTCGGATTTTGGATCACTTTAAATTAGTACTCGGCATTTGCGCTGCCGCAG GATACATCAGATACTACTTTATTGTTTCATCGTTGTTATGGCTTTCTGTGGTCAGCTTCCATTTGTGGGAACTTTTGACTTCGCTGAATCGTGACGAGCCACGGTATCGATTCCTGATTTATAACACCTTTGTTTGGTGTACGGCTGCTATTCCCACAGGAGTAATTTTTTCAATCAACCAAATAAGGGAAAATGATCCAGACAAATCAGGACACTTGCCCTATGTCGGTTATATAGGGTGCTCTGTTACag TCTGGAGCTACTGTTATACCCCGTTAATAATCCCAAACACCTTTAGTGCGATAATGTTCGTCCTAACAGCCATTTACATTTGGAAAGTAAAGACGGAAGTCAAGAGGTTCGCTCATCAGGACGAAAGCTCTACGACGTGTCTTGAATTCGATTTTTAGAC TTACATGCAGTGCCTGCGACTTTTTCTGATTATGGGCGCGTATTGGCTATTTGACCGACTTGCGCAAATGGTGGATTATCATTTTATACAGTGCAGTATAAATCGGTATTTAAAAGCCTACATAGATTCCTCCTCCACACTTAAAATGATAATGGAAAGGTAA
- the LOC120451610 gene encoding pyrokinin-1 receptor isoform X2, with protein MPVLNISADNLTSLLQGLEPNELLPTVTSMTPLSLLATLSVGYALIFIAGVLGNLITCIVISRNNFMHTATNFYLFNLAISDMILLCSGMPQDLYNLWHPDNYPFSDSICILESVLSETAANATVLTITAFTVERYIAICHPFRQHTMSKLSRAVKFIFAIWIAALLLALPQAIQFSVVMQGMGTSCTMKNDFFAHVFAVSGFLFFGGPMTAICVLYVLIGVKLKRSRLLQALPRRCYDVNRGISAQTRVIRMLVAVAVAFFICWAPFHAQRLMAVYGSTSGIESQWFNDVFSILDYTSGVLYFLSTCINPLLYNIMSHKFREAFKVTLARHFGLGGKNQGRGLPHTYSALRRNPTGSLRLHTTDSVRTTMTSMATTTTGLNGSANGNGNGTTAGQSVRLNRVSMDSVQMQGQNRSRQDLFDNPRRMLQTQISQLSSVGDAHSLLEEDLQFPGEPLQRQPTMCSIDELTDDLAISRSRLKLTRITRPLGAGAGGVAGGATTGSLGPGGVSGDESSGKVRKAKVKVLKSSSAFKGLKAKFNWRARRKGSQKPHEKGTTVNGGDDTEERAAF; from the exons ATGCCAG TGCTGAACATCTCCGCGGACAACCTGACGAGCCTTCTTCAGGGCCTTGAGCCGAACGAGCTGCTGCCAACGGTGACCTCGATGACCCCACTTTCTCTGCTGGCCACCCTAAGCGTGGGCTACGCCCTCATATTTATCGCTGGCGTTCTGGGCAACCTCATCACTTGCATCGTCATTTCGCGGAACAACTTTATGCACACGGCCACAAACTTTTATCTATTTAACCTGGCTATATCCGACATGATTTTGTTATGCTCAG GAATGCCGCAGGACCTCTATAACCTCTGGCACCCGGATAATTATCCCTTCAGCGACAGCATCTGCATATTGGAGAGCGTTCTATCGGAAACGGCGGCCAATGCGACAgttctgaccattaccgccTTCACAGTAGAGCGATATATTGCCATTTGTCATCCGTTCAG GCAGCACACGATGTCCAAGTTGTCACGGGCCGTAAAGTTCATATTTGCCATCTGGATAGCTGCCCTTTTGCTGGCCCTGCCCCAAGCCATCCAGTTCTCCGTGGTGATGCAGGGCATGGGAACATCGTGCACG ATGAAAAACGACTTTTTCGCCCATGTGTTTGCTGTGTCGGGTTTCCTCTTCTTCGGCGGACCCATGACGGCCATCTGCGTGCTCTATGTCCTCATCGGGGTGAAGTTGAAGCGGAGTCGACTCCTGCAGGCGCTTCCCAGGCGATGTTACGATGTGAACCGGGGGATAAGCGCCCAAACGCGAGTCATCCGGATGCTGG tgGCGGTGGCCGTGGCCTTCTTTATCTGCTGGGCCCCCTTTCACGCCCAGCGCCTGATGGCGGTCTATGGATCCACCTCGGGCATCGAGTCCCAGTGGTTCAACGACGTGTTCAGCATCCTCGACTATACGTCCGGTGTTCTCTACTTCCTCTCAACGTGTATTAACCCGCTGCTCTACAACATCATGAGCCACAAGTTTCGTGAGGCTTTCAAG gTAACTTTGGCTAGACACTTTGGACTGGGTGGCAAAAATCAGGGAAGGGGGCTTCCTCATACCTACAGCGCCCTTCGCCGTAATCCAACGGGCTCCTTACGGCTGCACACAACG GACAGCGTTCGCACTACGATGACTTCCATGGCGACGACCACCACAGGGCTAAATGGCTCtgccaatggcaatggcaatggaacGACAGCGGGTCAGTCGGTGCGCCTGAACCGCGTGTCCATGGACAGCGTTCAGATGCAGGGCCAGAATCGCAGCCGGCAAGACCTCTTCGATAATCCGCGTCGAATGCTCCAGACGCAAATATCGCAGCTGTCATCGGTGGGCGATGCCCATTCCCTCCTGGAGGAGGATTTGCAGTTCCCCGGGGAGCCACTGCAGCGCCAGCCCACTATGTGCTCCATTGACGAGCTCACAGATGACTTGGCCATCTCGCGGTCACGCCTCAAACTTACGCGCATCACCCGCCCACTGGGAGCtggggcggggggcgtggcaggaggTGCCACAACGGGGAGCTTGGGGCCAGGGGGTGTGAGCGGTGACGAGTCGAGTGGCAAAGTGCGCAAGGCGAAAGTAAAAGTGCTCAAGAGCTCGAGCGCGTTCAAGGGTCTCAAGGCCAAATTCAATTGGCGTGCCAGACGCAAAGGCAGCCAAAAACCGCACGAAAAGGGGACGACGGTGAATGGAGGGGACGACACTGAAGAGCGGGCCGCCTTTTAA
- the LOC120451610 gene encoding neuromedin-U receptor 1 isoform X1 has product MAVKMLPTNSSGVLATDLQLFHNEKFLLNLTQVLNISADNLTSLLQGLEPNELLPTVTSMTPLSLLATLSVGYALIFIAGVLGNLITCIVISRNNFMHTATNFYLFNLAISDMILLCSGMPQDLYNLWHPDNYPFSDSICILESVLSETAANATVLTITAFTVERYIAICHPFRQHTMSKLSRAVKFIFAIWIAALLLALPQAIQFSVVMQGMGTSCTMKNDFFAHVFAVSGFLFFGGPMTAICVLYVLIGVKLKRSRLLQALPRRCYDVNRGISAQTRVIRMLVAVAVAFFICWAPFHAQRLMAVYGSTSGIESQWFNDVFSILDYTSGVLYFLSTCINPLLYNIMSHKFREAFKVTLARHFGLGGKNQGRGLPHTYSALRRNPTGSLRLHTTDSVRTTMTSMATTTTGLNGSANGNGNGTTAGQSVRLNRVSMDSVQMQGQNRSRQDLFDNPRRMLQTQISQLSSVGDAHSLLEEDLQFPGEPLQRQPTMCSIDELTDDLAISRSRLKLTRITRPLGAGAGGVAGGATTGSLGPGGVSGDESSGKVRKAKVKVLKSSSAFKGLKAKFNWRARRKGSQKPHEKGTTVNGGDDTEERAAF; this is encoded by the exons atGGCAGTCAAAATGCTGCCCACTAACAGTTCCGGTGTCCTGGCAACCGATCTGCAACTGTTTCACAATGAGAAATTCCTTTTAAATCTGACGCAAGTGCTGAACATCTCCGCGGACAACCTGACGAGCCTTCTTCAGGGCCTTGAGCCGAACGAGCTGCTGCCAACGGTGACCTCGATGACCCCACTTTCTCTGCTGGCCACCCTAAGCGTGGGCTACGCCCTCATATTTATCGCTGGCGTTCTGGGCAACCTCATCACTTGCATCGTCATTTCGCGGAACAACTTTATGCACACGGCCACAAACTTTTATCTATTTAACCTGGCTATATCCGACATGATTTTGTTATGCTCAG GAATGCCGCAGGACCTCTATAACCTCTGGCACCCGGATAATTATCCCTTCAGCGACAGCATCTGCATATTGGAGAGCGTTCTATCGGAAACGGCGGCCAATGCGACAgttctgaccattaccgccTTCACAGTAGAGCGATATATTGCCATTTGTCATCCGTTCAG GCAGCACACGATGTCCAAGTTGTCACGGGCCGTAAAGTTCATATTTGCCATCTGGATAGCTGCCCTTTTGCTGGCCCTGCCCCAAGCCATCCAGTTCTCCGTGGTGATGCAGGGCATGGGAACATCGTGCACG ATGAAAAACGACTTTTTCGCCCATGTGTTTGCTGTGTCGGGTTTCCTCTTCTTCGGCGGACCCATGACGGCCATCTGCGTGCTCTATGTCCTCATCGGGGTGAAGTTGAAGCGGAGTCGACTCCTGCAGGCGCTTCCCAGGCGATGTTACGATGTGAACCGGGGGATAAGCGCCCAAACGCGAGTCATCCGGATGCTGG tgGCGGTGGCCGTGGCCTTCTTTATCTGCTGGGCCCCCTTTCACGCCCAGCGCCTGATGGCGGTCTATGGATCCACCTCGGGCATCGAGTCCCAGTGGTTCAACGACGTGTTCAGCATCCTCGACTATACGTCCGGTGTTCTCTACTTCCTCTCAACGTGTATTAACCCGCTGCTCTACAACATCATGAGCCACAAGTTTCGTGAGGCTTTCAAG gTAACTTTGGCTAGACACTTTGGACTGGGTGGCAAAAATCAGGGAAGGGGGCTTCCTCATACCTACAGCGCCCTTCGCCGTAATCCAACGGGCTCCTTACGGCTGCACACAACG GACAGCGTTCGCACTACGATGACTTCCATGGCGACGACCACCACAGGGCTAAATGGCTCtgccaatggcaatggcaatggaacGACAGCGGGTCAGTCGGTGCGCCTGAACCGCGTGTCCATGGACAGCGTTCAGATGCAGGGCCAGAATCGCAGCCGGCAAGACCTCTTCGATAATCCGCGTCGAATGCTCCAGACGCAAATATCGCAGCTGTCATCGGTGGGCGATGCCCATTCCCTCCTGGAGGAGGATTTGCAGTTCCCCGGGGAGCCACTGCAGCGCCAGCCCACTATGTGCTCCATTGACGAGCTCACAGATGACTTGGCCATCTCGCGGTCACGCCTCAAACTTACGCGCATCACCCGCCCACTGGGAGCtggggcggggggcgtggcaggaggTGCCACAACGGGGAGCTTGGGGCCAGGGGGTGTGAGCGGTGACGAGTCGAGTGGCAAAGTGCGCAAGGCGAAAGTAAAAGTGCTCAAGAGCTCGAGCGCGTTCAAGGGTCTCAAGGCCAAATTCAATTGGCGTGCCAGACGCAAAGGCAGCCAAAAACCGCACGAAAAGGGGACGACGGTGAATGGAGGGGACGACACTGAAGAGCGGGCCGCCTTTTAA